The following proteins are co-located in the Triticum aestivum cultivar Chinese Spring chromosome 1A, IWGSC CS RefSeq v2.1, whole genome shotgun sequence genome:
- the LOC123063018 gene encoding acetylserotonin O-methyltransferase 1 isoform X1: MPPIQDKHSSQELLQAQVNLWHHALGFVKSMALKCAMELQIPNTIQHHGGLMTPSELATKIGLHPSKLPRLRRLMRVLTISGIFAVHEAASPGKEVVYGLTPTTRLLVGDEVKSNLFPILSLMLDSTVIAPFLGMHSWFLDEHSTSLFKKAHSLNFWEMAEQDDTYNQILNNAMVSDSNFLTDIILRECGDVFLGINSLIDVGGGHGGAARAIVNAFPQMKCTVLDLPHVIAEAPSDVHVSFISGDMFKYIPPANALFLKWVFHDWGDEDCVKLLKNCKEAIPPRDAGGKVIIVDMVVGSGLNEIVTRETHVLYDLFIMCVEGIEREEFEWKRIFMEAGFGDYKIISVLGVRSVIELYP, encoded by the exons ATGCCGCCCATCCAAGACAAGCATAGCTCTCAGGAGCTGCTCCAGGCTCAAGTTAACCTTTGGCACCATGCACTGGGATTCGTCAAGTCCATGGCACTCAAATGTGCAATGGAACTGCAAATCCCTAACACCATCCAACACCATGGTGGGCTTATGACCCCGTCAGAGTTGGCCACAAAGATCGGCCTCCATCCGTCTAAGCTTCCCCGCTTACGGCGACTCATGCGTGTGCTCACCATATCAGGCATCTTTGCTGTTCATGAGGCAGCCTCGCCAGGCAAGGAGGTTGTTTACGGGCTTACCCCAACCACACGCCTACTCGTCGGTGATGAAGTTAAATCAAACTTATTTCCTATTCTATCTTTGATGCTTGATTCAACTGTCATTGCCCCCTTTTTGGGCATGCACTCATGGTTCCTAGATGAGCATTCCACGTCCCTGTTCAAAAAGGCCCACAGCCTTAACTTTTGGGAGATGGCTGAGCAGGATGATACTTACAACCAGATACTCAATAATGCAATGGTTTCTGATAGTAACTTTCTCACGGACATCATCTTAAGGGAGTGTGGTGATGTATTTCTTGGCATAAACTCTCTTATTGATGTTGGTGGAGGCCACGGTGGAGCTGCCAGGGCAATTGTGAATGCATTCCCGCAAATGAAATGCACCGTGTTGGATCTCCCTCATGTTATTGCAGAAGCTCCTAGTGATGTCCATGTGTCGTTTATTTCTGGCGATATGTTTAAGTATATTCCGCCAGCAAATGCTCTTTTCCTAAAG TGGGTTtttcatgattggggtgatgaagACTGTGTCAAGTTATTGAAAAATTGCAAGGAAGCTATTCCTCCCAGAGATGCTGGTGGAAAGGTGATAATCGTAGATATGGTGGTTGGATCTGGGCTAAATGAGATTGTAACAAGAGAGACACATGTTTTATATGATCTATTTATCATGTGCGTTGAGGGGATTGAGCGAGAGGAATTTGAGTGGAAAAGGATATTCATGGAAGCTGGATTCGGCGACTACAAGATTATATCAGTGCTGGGAGTTAGATCTGTTATTGAGCTCTACCCTTGA
- the LOC123063018 gene encoding acetylserotonin O-methyltransferase 1 isoform X2: protein MPPIQDKHSSQELLQAQVNLWHHALGFVKSMALKCAMELQIPNTIQHHGGLMTPSELATKIGLHPSKLPRLRRLMRVLTISGIFAVHEAASPGKEVVYGLTPTTRLLVGDEVKSNLFPILSLMLDSTVIAPFLGMHSWFLDEHSTSLFKKAHSLNFWEMAEQDDTYNQILNNAMVSDSNFLTDIILRECGDVFLGINSLIDVGGGHGGAARAIVNAFPQMKCTVLDLPHVIAEAPSDVHVSFISGDMFKYIPPANALFLKGLMVTFFWAAAVHLSGFFMIGVMKTVSSY, encoded by the exons ATGCCGCCCATCCAAGACAAGCATAGCTCTCAGGAGCTGCTCCAGGCTCAAGTTAACCTTTGGCACCATGCACTGGGATTCGTCAAGTCCATGGCACTCAAATGTGCAATGGAACTGCAAATCCCTAACACCATCCAACACCATGGTGGGCTTATGACCCCGTCAGAGTTGGCCACAAAGATCGGCCTCCATCCGTCTAAGCTTCCCCGCTTACGGCGACTCATGCGTGTGCTCACCATATCAGGCATCTTTGCTGTTCATGAGGCAGCCTCGCCAGGCAAGGAGGTTGTTTACGGGCTTACCCCAACCACACGCCTACTCGTCGGTGATGAAGTTAAATCAAACTTATTTCCTATTCTATCTTTGATGCTTGATTCAACTGTCATTGCCCCCTTTTTGGGCATGCACTCATGGTTCCTAGATGAGCATTCCACGTCCCTGTTCAAAAAGGCCCACAGCCTTAACTTTTGGGAGATGGCTGAGCAGGATGATACTTACAACCAGATACTCAATAATGCAATGGTTTCTGATAGTAACTTTCTCACGGACATCATCTTAAGGGAGTGTGGTGATGTATTTCTTGGCATAAACTCTCTTATTGATGTTGGTGGAGGCCACGGTGGAGCTGCCAGGGCAATTGTGAATGCATTCCCGCAAATGAAATGCACCGTGTTGGATCTCCCTCATGTTATTGCAGAAGCTCCTAGTGATGTCCATGTGTCGTTTATTTCTGGCGATATGTTTAAGTATATTCCGCCAGCAAATGCTCTTTTCCTAAAG GGACTAATGGTAACCTTTTTTTGGGCTGCTGCTGTGCATCTTAGTGGGTTtttcatgattggggtgatgaagACTGTGTCAAGTTATTGA
- the LOC123063018 gene encoding 5-pentadecatrienyl resorcinol O-methyltransferase isoform X3 — protein sequence MLPRTYTPAQSVVRLRPYGFLILDEHSTSLFKKAHSLNFWEMAEQDDTYNQILNNAMVSDSNFLTDIILRECGDVFLGINSLIDVGGGHGGAARAIVNAFPQMKCTVLDLPHVIAEAPSDVHVSFISGDMFKYIPPANALFLKWVFHDWGDEDCVKLLKNCKEAIPPRDAGGKVIIVDMVVGSGLNEIVTRETHVLYDLFIMCVEGIEREEFEWKRIFMEAGFGDYKIISVLGVRSVIELYP from the exons ATGCTGCCACGAACCTACACTCCTGCACAGTCAGTGGTCAGACTCAGACCGTATGGATTCCTGATCCTTG ATGAGCATTCCACGTCCCTGTTCAAAAAGGCCCACAGCCTTAACTTTTGGGAGATGGCTGAGCAGGATGATACTTACAACCAGATACTCAATAATGCAATGGTTTCTGATAGTAACTTTCTCACGGACATCATCTTAAGGGAGTGTGGTGATGTATTTCTTGGCATAAACTCTCTTATTGATGTTGGTGGAGGCCACGGTGGAGCTGCCAGGGCAATTGTGAATGCATTCCCGCAAATGAAATGCACCGTGTTGGATCTCCCTCATGTTATTGCAGAAGCTCCTAGTGATGTCCATGTGTCGTTTATTTCTGGCGATATGTTTAAGTATATTCCGCCAGCAAATGCTCTTTTCCTAAAG TGGGTTtttcatgattggggtgatgaagACTGTGTCAAGTTATTGAAAAATTGCAAGGAAGCTATTCCTCCCAGAGATGCTGGTGGAAAGGTGATAATCGTAGATATGGTGGTTGGATCTGGGCTAAATGAGATTGTAACAAGAGAGACACATGTTTTATATGATCTATTTATCATGTGCGTTGAGGGGATTGAGCGAGAGGAATTTGAGTGGAAAAGGATATTCATGGAAGCTGGATTCGGCGACTACAAGATTATATCAGTGCTGGGAGTTAGATCTGTTATTGAGCTCTACCCTTGA